A window from Actinomycetospora corticicola encodes these proteins:
- a CDS encoding EI24 domain-containing protein, with product MSDLLLGLRLYARGAGMVLRSPRLLRLGALPALVTALFYLAALVVLVRYLGDLVGLLTPFATTWSPGARDTAEVVVGIALVAAVALVSVLTFVAVTLAVGGPFYEKLSEIVDDTVGTVPDGPGRSWPGSVRDGLLLVGLSVLVAVPLFVAGFLPVVGQTVVPVVAALAGGRLLVLELTAPALERRGLGFASRRRVVRSRRALGWAVGVPTYLLCLVPLVGIVAIPIGAAAATLVARELRGEPTGLPSHRPAPPARGEPSPH from the coding sequence GTGTCCGACCTGCTGCTCGGTCTGCGGCTCTACGCCCGCGGCGCCGGGATGGTGCTGCGCTCCCCGCGGCTGCTCCGCCTCGGGGCGCTGCCCGCGCTGGTCACCGCGCTGTTCTACCTCGCTGCCCTCGTGGTCCTGGTGCGGTACCTCGGCGACCTCGTCGGGTTACTCACTCCGTTCGCCACGACGTGGTCGCCCGGCGCGCGGGACACGGCCGAGGTCGTCGTCGGGATCGCGCTGGTGGCCGCCGTGGCGCTGGTGTCGGTCCTGACGTTCGTGGCGGTCACCCTCGCGGTCGGCGGGCCGTTCTACGAGAAGCTCTCCGAGATCGTCGACGACACCGTGGGGACGGTCCCGGACGGGCCCGGCCGCTCGTGGCCCGGATCGGTACGGGACGGGCTGCTGCTGGTCGGGCTGTCGGTGCTGGTGGCCGTCCCGCTGTTCGTGGCCGGGTTCCTGCCGGTCGTGGGGCAGACCGTGGTGCCCGTGGTCGCGGCGCTGGCGGGCGGCCGGCTGCTGGTGCTGGAGCTGACCGCGCCCGCCCTGGAGCGGCGCGGCCTGGGGTTCGCGTCCCGACGGCGGGTCGTGCGGTCCCGCCGGGCGCTCGGCTGGGCCGTCGGGGTGCCGACCTACCTGCTGTGCCTGGTCCCGCTGGTCGGCATCGTGGCGATCCCGATCGGGGCGGCCGCGGCGACGTTGGTGGCCCGGGAGCTGCGGGGCGAGCCAACGGGGCTGCCGTCCCACCGGCCCGCTCCTCCCGCGCGAGGGGAACCCTCACCCCACTAG
- a CDS encoding cobalamin-binding protein, whose protein sequence is MRIASLLPATTEIVAALGRADDLVAITFECDHPPGLAAPVVVRSALEPGMTPGEIDRTVRERAAAGLPMYDLDREALRAAAPDVVLTQDLCGVCALPGHTVAEALDELGLPDVAVHSFDPHTLDEVLTGIGGIAAAIDADASPMLSDLRRRLTGLDTALADVDRPRALVLEWTDPPFLPGHWVPELVRRAGAVPTAGVDGGRSRAVAWEDLESPDAVVVTPCGYDLAAAVAQAGPIADRFPDVPVIAIDSAAYVVRAGPRLVDGIEALAHALHPAVVPAPEEVRCAQVSRKGRDSDR, encoded by the coding sequence ATGCGGATCGCCTCGTTGCTGCCCGCCACCACCGAGATCGTGGCCGCCCTCGGGCGGGCCGACGACCTCGTCGCGATCACCTTCGAGTGCGACCACCCGCCCGGCCTGGCCGCACCCGTCGTCGTCCGCTCCGCCCTGGAGCCCGGGATGACGCCGGGCGAGATCGACCGCACCGTCCGCGAGCGTGCCGCTGCCGGGCTGCCGATGTACGACCTCGACCGCGAGGCGCTCCGGGCGGCCGCGCCCGACGTCGTTCTCACCCAGGACCTCTGCGGGGTCTGCGCCCTCCCCGGCCACACCGTGGCGGAGGCGCTCGACGAGCTCGGCCTGCCCGACGTCGCCGTCCACTCCTTCGACCCGCACACCCTCGACGAGGTCCTCACCGGCATCGGCGGGATCGCCGCCGCGATCGACGCCGACGCGTCCCCGATGCTCTCCGACCTGCGTCGACGCCTGACCGGGCTCGACACCGCGCTGGCGGACGTCGACCGTCCCCGCGCCCTCGTCCTCGAGTGGACCGACCCGCCGTTCCTGCCGGGGCACTGGGTGCCCGAGCTCGTCCGCCGCGCCGGTGCCGTCCCGACGGCGGGGGTGGACGGCGGGCGCAGCCGCGCGGTGGCCTGGGAGGACCTCGAGTCCCCGGACGCGGTGGTGGTCACCCCGTGCGGTTACGACCTCGCGGCCGCCGTGGCGCAGGCCGGCCCGATCGCCGACCGCTTCCCCGACGTACCGGTGATCGCGATCGACTCGGCGGCCTACGTCGTGCGGGCCGGTCCCCGACTGGTCGACGGCATCGAGGCGCTCGCTCACGCGCTGCACCCGGCTGTGGTCCCGGCGCCGGAGGAGGTGCGCTGCGCGCAGGTGAGCAGAAAGGGTCGCGATAGCGACCGTTAG
- a CDS encoding DUF2399 domain-containing protein, with protein MTVPPVLLQPEFLPLWQQVSSALDRRGLDDRGWVPLPDGLAPRARDQLRKLVPGRSTRRLELGQLDRALGRLGTDLPALLTAAGCPPTGRREARDADRDRRSRRDEVLTAAATEAFGLEPWVVAWIDAVRSGLPDDGAARGAVDTVARVLAVAAEPGVRSRAETAARELGNAHALDRGEPARRLVGTALALRAEDGHWDDAQLWADAGLPGDLVATPVPTWSLPLLGDGAAAATRAATTAGAPSYLSTLTLRELTVDVPRGTVVVSVENPRLLEAAVQRALPIPMLCTVGNPTTAPLTLIRGLLAAGAEVRHHGDLDPAGVAITARLAQLGVVPWRMTAADYRAAVRPELRRFEGAVPSTPWDPELHDVMTERGRAVDEERVMDELLAAALSLPF; from the coding sequence GTGACCGTCCCGCCGGTGCTGCTCCAACCCGAGTTCCTCCCGCTGTGGCAGCAGGTCTCGTCGGCCCTCGACCGGCGTGGACTCGACGACCGTGGCTGGGTCCCGCTGCCCGACGGGCTCGCACCCCGCGCCCGCGACCAGCTGCGGAAGCTGGTGCCGGGCCGCTCGACCCGCCGTCTGGAGCTCGGGCAGCTCGACCGGGCGCTCGGCCGCCTCGGCACCGACCTGCCCGCCCTGCTCACCGCCGCCGGCTGCCCGCCCACCGGTCGCCGCGAGGCCCGGGACGCCGACCGCGACCGGCGCTCCCGCCGCGACGAGGTGCTCACGGCCGCCGCCACCGAGGCGTTCGGCCTGGAGCCGTGGGTCGTCGCCTGGATCGACGCGGTCCGCTCCGGCCTTCCCGACGACGGGGCGGCGCGGGGCGCCGTCGACACCGTCGCGCGGGTGCTCGCGGTGGCCGCCGAGCCGGGGGTGCGCAGCCGTGCGGAGACCGCCGCCCGCGAGCTGGGGAACGCGCACGCCCTCGACCGCGGCGAGCCCGCGCGGCGGCTCGTCGGGACGGCCCTGGCCCTGCGGGCGGAGGACGGGCACTGGGACGACGCGCAGCTGTGGGCGGACGCGGGCCTGCCCGGTGACCTGGTCGCGACACCGGTCCCGACCTGGTCGTTGCCGCTGCTCGGGGACGGTGCGGCGGCCGCCACGCGCGCGGCCACGACCGCCGGGGCACCGAGCTACCTGTCGACGCTGACCCTGCGCGAGCTGACCGTCGACGTTCCGCGGGGAACCGTCGTCGTGAGCGTCGAGAACCCCCGTCTGCTCGAGGCGGCCGTGCAACGCGCGCTGCCGATCCCGATGCTGTGCACCGTCGGCAACCCGACCACCGCACCCCTGACGCTCATCCGCGGCCTGCTCGCCGCCGGCGCGGAGGTGCGGCACCACGGCGACCTCGACCCGGCCGGCGTCGCGATCACGGCCCGACTGGCGCAGCTCGGCGTCGTGCCCTGGCGGATGACCGCTGCCGACTACCGCGCCGCGGTGAGGCCGGAGCTGCGTCGGTTCGAGGGCGCGGTGCCGTCGACGCCCTGGGACCCGGAGCTGCACGATGTGATGACCGAACGCGGCCGGGCCGTGGACGAGGAACGTGTGATGGACGAGCTGCTGGCCGCGGCCCTGTCGTTGCCGTTCTGA